The DNA sequence TTGATGGCTTGATATGAAAAGTTGTGATTCTTTGATGCGGCACAAAGAGAGAGACCGCTTGAAATGGCAGGGGTGGTATTTTGTAAGGTTTTGAAAGTGAAGATGTTTTGTTGTTTGGTATGATGTTAGAGGGGGTTTGCTAAATTCAGCAACTAGTTTTTTTATCAAAAACATCAGCAAACAGTTTAGGCGGTGAATAGGTCTTTACTCATTAATGTATAAGTAGTGTAAGAATTGTGTATTTTTCAAGATCACAAATTGAATATGGATCAGGGCATGTGATGCAACTGAAAATATTCTGGCACTAGCCATCGAAGATTTCCATTTATCCCAATCTATTTACCAGCAACAACTTCAATACATTGAGAGGTATGCTGTGCTATGTTTCTATGAATCCTCCATGCTTCTAATATTCAGATCAAGAAGATGAATTCATAGGTTCTAGGTTGTTGGTGACATTGACAGATGGGTGAAGGAAGTTCGCCTGGACCAGCTCAAATTTGCACGAGATTTGCCATTGAGTCTCTTTGTCTTTTTGGCTACCAACGTGTTTCCTTGTGAATTATATGACGCTAGCATTGCATGGACCCAGAAGTGTATTCTGACCACAgtggttgatgatttctttgaaGGCGGAGGGTCAACAAAAGAGCTAAGGAACTTCGTCACGCTGATTGAGAAGTACCGCACATTGATGTTCTTGGATTAATTTAGTAGTGGTGGAAAACAAGCGGAATCATTGTCTCTTCTGAATTTGATATTGCAGGTGGGACATGCACGCAGGGATCGAATTCTGCTCTGAGGACATAGAGATCCTATTCCGGGCTGTTTATGACACGAACAACCAGATCGCAGCAATTGGTGCCAAGCTACAGAATCGCAGTGTCATCGACCACATTGTTGAAATTGTAAGGCACTGATCGACATGCATCCATTTCAGTTCTATTCTACTGAATCAAGCTGCTGTAACCTCTTCTTCATGTTCTAATAATTCATTTGTCTTTGTGTAGTGGGTTAAGTATGTGAGGACCTTAATGATCGAGGCTGAGTGGACAACGAAAGGGCATGTCCCGACCATGGAAGAGTACATGTCAGTCGCAGAGACGAGTAGTGCGTTGGGTCCCGTTGTGGTGCCATCGTTGTACTTGGTTGGGCCAAAACTTTCAGACGACATGATCAGGGATCCAGAGTACAAGAACCTGCTGAGATACTTGGGCATTGGCATTCGTCTCATAAACGATATTGGAACTTAtgagaaggagatgagtgaaGGGTATGTTAACAGCGTCCTGCTGCGTGCTTTTGGTGACGATGCAGTGATGTCGCCGAGTTCCATCGAAGCAGCAAAGAGAGAGATTCATGTCCTCCTGGCGAACTCACAGAGGGAGCTGCTTAAGCTTGTGCTCAATGAGGGAGGTCCTATTCCTAGGCCCTGCAAAGACATCTTCTGGAACACGTACAAGATTGGGCGCCAGTTCTACTCTGAGGGGGATGGC is a window from the Sorghum bicolor cultivar BTx623 chromosome 5, Sorghum_bicolor_NCBIv3, whole genome shotgun sequence genome containing:
- the LOC8071951 gene encoding ent-kaur-16-ene synthase, chloroplastic translates to MHAGIEFCSEDIEILFRAVYDTNNQIAAIGAKLQNRSVIDHIVEIWVKYVRTLMIEAEWTTKGHVPTMEEYMSVAETSSALGPVVVPSLYLVGPKLSDDMIRDPEYKNLLRYLGIGIRLINDIGTYEKEMSEGYVNSVLLRAFGDDAVMSPSSIEAAKREIHVLLANSQRELLKLVLNEGGPIPRPCKDIFWNTYKIGRQFYSEGDGFNMPQYLVAAVNAVIHEPLQQTPS